CAGCGACACGCCGCCGCCCAGATAGAGCCCCGACGAATAGATGGCGAGTGCGGTCGCCTTTTGCCGTTTGGGGAAATAGTCCGAGATCAGCGAATAGGCGGTCGGGCTCGCGGTCGCCTCGCCGACGCCGACGCCCATGCGCGCGAGCGTCAGCGTGAGCTGGTTATAGGCGAGGCCTGAAAACGCGGTCATCGCCGACCACAAGGTCAGCCCGATCGACAGCAGCTTGACGCGGTTCCAATTGTCGGCGAGCCGGCCGAGCGGAATGCCGAACAGCGCATAGAAGACCGCGAAGGCCGCGCCGCCGAGGAAGCCCATGTCGCCGTCGGACAGGCCGAGGTCGGCCTTGATGTCGACCGCGAGGATGCTGATGATCTGCCGGTCGATGAAATTGAGGATATAGACGACGACGAGCACCGACAGGACGTACCAACTGTAACCGGTGGCTTTCGGCTCGGCGGCGGCGGGCGCACCCGGCATGTCGTTTTCGCTGGCGGTATCGGCCATCTGGCAACCCTCTCCCTCACCGATTATCTCTTTTGTCGCTCATGGCTAGCAGAGCCGGAGGCGGGCGCAAGTTGAAAGTCGGTTCAACTTTATACGGAGGCAAGTCGAATATGCGTGAAGATGGTGAAATTGCGAAACCCGCGATCCTTTTCCTCTGCCTCGGCAACATTTGCCGCTCGCCACTCGCCGAAGGCGCAGCACGCGCCGCCTTCGCGCGCGCCGGCATCGACGTCACGCTCGATTCGGCAGGCACCGGCGACTGGCACGTCGGCTATGCCCCCGACGACCGCGCGCAGGCCGAGGCTCGCCGTCGCGGCATCGACATTTCGGCGCTGCGCGCGCGGCAACTATCGCCCGACGATTTTTACGGTTTCGATCTGATCCTCGCCGCCGACGAAACGAACCTGCGCGACGCGCGGGCGATCCGTCCGGCCGATGCGACGGCCGACCTCAGGCTGATGCTCGACCTCCTCCCCGGCCGCAAAGGGCAGGGCGTGACCGACCCCTATTATGGCAAGGATGACGGCTTTGCGGCGACATGGGACGACGTCGATGCGATCGCGTCGGCGCTCGTCGCCGAATTTTCGCCCAAGGGGTAGCGCACCACCGGATGATAGCGCGCGCCGCCATGTCCCATCTCGCTTTCGTACAGCGTGACATGGCCGAATTCGAACGATGGGCTCGCAAGATCGCTGTTCAGCGCAAGGAAGGGCTCGACTGCTCCCGACCCCCGGTTCAGCCGCGCCAGCGTTATATGCGGCACGAAGGCGCGCGTTTCGGGTGCGATCCCGACGCGCGTGAGCAACTGATCGACCTTGCGGTGCAGCGCGCCAAGCGGTTCGTGCGGCTCGACTCCCGCCCACAGCATATGCGGGCGCCCCTGCCGTTGGAACAGGTCGACGCCAGCGATCCGCACCGTGACGGCGGGCGCGTAAATCGCGCCGAGCGCCGCCGCGACATCCTCCGCCCGATGGCGGTCGACCTCGCCGATGAAGCGCAGGGTCAGGTGAAGCTGGTCGTCGCTTTGCCAGCGCGCGCCCGAAACGCCGTGCATCGCGGAAATCAGCATTTCGCGGATCGGACGCGGCGGGCGCAGCGCGACGAACAGGCGGTGCGAGGACATGCCGGCAACATAAGCGGCGATCTTCCGCGCCGCGACCCTTGTTTGCACGCGGGACAATAATATTGCTGGAATATTGCTGATGTCCGGTTTCGCTTGAAACGCGCGGGCAAACCCCCGATATTGTCGATACGGCCGGTATGGGCTGGCCAGTTATGGAGATGAAAAATGGCGAATTGGAACGACCCCAATATGGCGGCTTCCGGTTTCGGCGCCGGCGCGAACGCAATGGACCAGGCCGTCGATGCCGGTCTGCGGTCGTACATGCTGTCGGTTTACAATTATATGGGCTCGGGCGTGCTGCTGACCGGCATCGTCGCGATGCTGGCGTTCAACTCGGGCTTTACCGCCTCGATGATCGGCAGCCCGCTGATGTGGGTGGTGATGCTCGCGCCGCTGGCCTTCGTGCTGGTGCTGAGCTTCGGCATCAACAAGCTTTCGACCGGCGCCGCACAGGCGCTGTTCTGGGTCTATGCCGCTGTGATGGGCCTGTCGATGTCGACGATCTTTCTGGCCTTTACCGCAACGTCGATCGCGACAACCTTCTTCGCGACCGCCGCGGCCTTCCTTGGCCTCAGCCTCTATGGCTACACGACCAAGAAGGATCTGTCGGGCTTCGGCACCTTCCTGATCATGGGCGTCGTCGGCATCCTCGTCGCGATGGTCATCAACATGTTCGTGCAGTCGAGTGCGCTCAGCCTTGCGATCAGCGTCATCGGCGTGCTGCTCTTCGCGGGTCTCACCGCCTATGATACGCAGAAGATCAAGAGCATGTACTTCTATGTCCGCGGGACCGACTTTGTCGGCAAGTCGGTGGTCATGGGCGCGCTGACGCTCTATCTCGACTTCGTCAACATGTTCACCTTCCTGCTCAACCTGCTCGGCAGCCGCGAATAAGCGGGCCGGACACGGACGACATCGGCGAGCCCGGCGGAGCGATCCGCCGGGCTCTTTCGTTTTTGGGGAGCGCGCGGGAGCTTTCGTTCGGCCTGCGCGCGCGTGACCGCCGTTCGACGAACGGTGTGTATTGTTCGAACAAAACCCCTTGCCAAGCATGCGCTACAAATGTAGCACGCTACAAATGTAGCGCATGAGGTGATTCGAATGCTGTCCAGTCTGCCCCCACGCGAACGCGAAATCGTCGACATATTGTACGAGCGCGGCGCATCCACGGTCACCGAGATCGGCGACGCGCTCGCCGACCCGTTGTCGGGTTCGGCGATCCGCGCGATGCTGAAGCGGCTTGAGACCAAAGGCTTTGTCGCGCGCGAAGCGTCGGAGCGCGGCTTTGTCTATGCGCCGAGCGTGTCGGACAAGACCGCGCGCAAGTCGGCGCTGAGCCAGGTCGTGCGGGTCTTCTTCAACGGATCGGCGACGAGCGCCGCGGCAGCGCTGCTCGGCATGCAGGACGAGATGACCGGCGACGAGCTCGACGAGCTCGAAAAAATGATTGCCAAGGCACGCGAAGGGAGAGGGTGATGCTGACCACCGCCATGTTGCTGGGCCTCGCCTGGAAATCCGCCGTCGTCGCGGCGCTGACGCTGGCGCTGCTCCGCCTCGCGCGGGCGCGTTCGGCGGGCGAGCGGTCGATGATCGCGCATGCGGGGCTTGCGGCGCTGCTCGCGCTGCCCGCCGCAATCCTGCTGCTGCCGCAATGGGCGCCGCTTCCGGCTAACTGGTTCGCGGCGCCCGCCTCGCTCGCCCTCGAAACACAGGCAACCGGGGGATCGGTGATCGATCCGGCCGCCGCCACGACGTCAGTCCCTGTCGTGGTCGATGGCGCCGGATCGACACCGATCGTCGTCGACTGGAGCGACCTTGCCCCCTTTCTCTATCTTGTCCCGCTCGTCCTGCTGTGCGGAGTGATGGCGCTGGCGGTCGTGCGGCTGTTCGCGATGCGTGGACGCGCCGAGATCCTCGTCGAACGCTCGTGGCTGTCGGCACTCGCCGAGGCGCAGCGGCGGATGGGGTTCAAGCATGGCACCGCGCTTCTGGTCAGCAAGGAGCTGCGTTCGCCGATCAGCTGGGGCGTGCTGCGCCCGACGATCGTGCTGAGCCCGAAAGCCGTCGCGGCGGCGGGCGAGGCCGAGGCGATCATCGCGCACGAACTGGCGCATGTCGCACGGCTCGACTGGGCGAAATTGCTCGGCGCACGCGTCGCCTGCGCGGTCTTCTGGTTCAATCCGCTGGTGTGGATGCTGGCGCGCGAGAGCCATCAATTGCGCGAGGAAGCCGCCGACGATGCGGTGCTGATGGCCGACATCGATGGCCCCGACTATGCGACGCTGCTCGTCGGCGCGGCGCGCCATGACAATCAGGGCGCGCTGCTCGCCGCGCACGGCGTCGCGCCGGGCAAGGACAGCCTGAAACGCCGCATCACGCGCGTTCTCGACGGTAGCCTGCGGCGCGGCCCGGCAAGCGCGAGCTGGATGCTGATGAGCCTTGTGCTGCTCGCCGGCGTCACCGCGCCGCTCGCCGCCTTTTCGGCGACGGCGAAGCCCGAGGCGGCGGCGGGCGTCCACCCTGTCGCCGCCTCGACCACCAGGACGGCGACGACTGTGACGTCGCGGTCGGCAGCGGCCGCCAAGGATGCTGGGGTCGAGGGGGTCGCCACCGCCAACGCGAAGCCGCTGACCGCCGAACAGCTCGTCGGCATGCGCGCGGTCGGCGTGACCCCCGAATATGTCGAGAAAATCCGCGAGAGTGGGGGGTCGATCGACGCCGACGACATCATCTCGGCCAAGGCGAGCGGGATCGACCCCGCCTATATCCGGCAGATGCGCGCCATCATTCCCGGCGCCGATTTCGACGATCTGGTCGGTGCGCGCCACGTCGGGGTCGACGCGGCTTTTGCCCGCGACATGCGCTCGCATTTCCCGGCGGTCGGCATCGATGATCTGATC
This DNA window, taken from Sphingopyxis sp. PAMC25046, encodes the following:
- a CDS encoding low molecular weight protein-tyrosine-phosphatase, which produces MREDGEIAKPAILFLCLGNICRSPLAEGAARAAFARAGIDVTLDSAGTGDWHVGYAPDDRAQAEARRRGIDISALRARQLSPDDFYGFDLILAADETNLRDARAIRPADATADLRLMLDLLPGRKGQGVTDPYYGKDDGFAATWDDVDAIASALVAEFSPKG
- the thpR gene encoding RNA 2',3'-cyclic phosphodiesterase, with product MSSHRLFVALRPPRPIREMLISAMHGVSGARWQSDDQLHLTLRFIGEVDRHRAEDVAAALGAIYAPAVTVRIAGVDLFQRQGRPHMLWAGVEPHEPLGALHRKVDQLLTRVGIAPETRAFVPHITLARLNRGSGAVEPFLALNSDLASPSFEFGHVTLYESEMGHGGARYHPVVRYPLGENSATSADAIASTSSHVAAKPSSLP
- a CDS encoding Bax inhibitor-1/YccA family protein; the protein is MANWNDPNMAASGFGAGANAMDQAVDAGLRSYMLSVYNYMGSGVLLTGIVAMLAFNSGFTASMIGSPLMWVVMLAPLAFVLVLSFGINKLSTGAAQALFWVYAAVMGLSMSTIFLAFTATSIATTFFATAAAFLGLSLYGYTTKKDLSGFGTFLIMGVVGILVAMVINMFVQSSALSLAISVIGVLLFAGLTAYDTQKIKSMYFYVRGTDFVGKSVVMGALTLYLDFVNMFTFLLNLLGSRE
- a CDS encoding BlaI/MecI/CopY family transcriptional regulator produces the protein MLSSLPPREREIVDILYERGASTVTEIGDALADPLSGSAIRAMLKRLETKGFVAREASERGFVYAPSVSDKTARKSALSQVVRVFFNGSATSAAAALLGMQDEMTGDELDELEKMIAKAREGRG
- a CDS encoding M56 family metallopeptidase — protein: MLTTAMLLGLAWKSAVVAALTLALLRLARARSAGERSMIAHAGLAALLALPAAILLLPQWAPLPANWFAAPASLALETQATGGSVIDPAAATTSVPVVVDGAGSTPIVVDWSDLAPFLYLVPLVLLCGVMALAVVRLFAMRGRAEILVERSWLSALAEAQRRMGFKHGTALLVSKELRSPISWGVLRPTIVLSPKAVAAAGEAEAIIAHELAHVARLDWAKLLGARVACAVFWFNPLVWMLARESHQLREEAADDAVLMADIDGPDYATLLVGAARHDNQGALLAAHGVAPGKDSLKRRITRVLDGSLRRGPASASWMLMSLVLLAGVTAPLAAFSATAKPEAAAGVHPVAASTTRTATTVTSRSAAAAKDAGVEGVATANAKPLTAEQLVGMRAVGVTPEYVEKIRESGGSIDADDIISAKASGIDPAYIRQMRAIIPGADFDDLVGARHVGVDAAFARDMRSHFPAVGIDDLIALKAMGVDCDFVTEMQRSGVRMRDADDAIELRAVGAFRPSAKARPPATPRPVAKAVRGGDVAVLDMERGVIEARRADGRTARIEMPMTPEPPAPPTGPDD